From a region of the Nothobranchius furzeri strain GRZ-AD chromosome 12, NfurGRZ-RIMD1, whole genome shotgun sequence genome:
- the LOC107374592 gene encoding gastrula zinc finger protein XlCGF57.1: MRLKSLNRRRGNGSWPDGPRSVSGRVLEKASNCCCGKILTKLWKQCSASQQRGPSSPRTRENRSSKTSWINTPKGHRSAVTDPSCVLPHMDLDSMDPDLLKMVLIKEEPPEEQSASVDLQDPDHLHIKEEQEEVRTSLEGEQIQLKDEETDPARFPYTTVCIKSEYDEEKPLFSQLHEQQIEDKDVPSSSSAVQMTAEPGRGAENSHNPDVNHHQQTTDSETEGSGAEEDDVNLDTELLGPGPETGDENNDGNESRSSASDVKAVNKFFSCPECGKKFLHEWSLQKHTRVTGHSAEWSSEYLVYEKCVGVEQHVDSCKKVQTQLKSFSCDECGKVFNHKTNLKSHMRVHTGQKPFSCEFCELRFSHNTNLKSHLRVHTGQKPFACEFCGLTFSHKTSVNRHIRVHTGQKPFECEFCGQRFSQKTSLNRHITVHTGEKPFECDICGQKLSNKTYLNSHMSVHTGQKPFPCEICGQRFSQKTYLNSHMSVHTGQKPFTCNICEQKFSHKTSLSRHMIIHTGQKPFACELCGQNFSQKTSLNRHMGVHTGQKPFSCELCEQRFSHRPSLNRHMRVHTGQKELLELEEYPKVAM; the protein is encoded by the exons ATGCGCCTGAAAAGCTTAAACAGAAGAAGAGGAAACGGAAGCTGGCCCGACGGGCCTAG gtcagtctctgggagagtattAGAAAAAGCGTCTAACTGCTGCTGTGGAAAAATCCTCACCAAGCTTTGGAAACAGTGTTCTGCTTCTCAACAACGTGGTCCcagttctcccagaaccagagaaaATCGGAGCTCCAAAACAAG CTGGATAAATACACCTAAGGGTCATCGATCAGCTGTGACGGATCCGTCTTGTGTACTTCCCCATATGGATCTGGACAGCATggatccag ATCTTCTAAAAATGGTGCTGATTAAAGAAGAacctcctgaagaacagagtgccaGTGTTGATCTACAGGACCCAGatcacctccacataaaggaagAACAGGAGGAAGTCAGGACCAGTTTGGAGGGAGAGCAGATCCAATTGAAGGATGAGGAGACTGATCCTGCCAGATTTCCCTACACCACAGTTTGTATAAAGAGTGaatatgatgaagagaaacctctgttctcacagcttcatgagcagcaaatagaagacaaagATGTTCCAAGCAGTAGCTCAGCTGTCCAGATGACAGCAGAACCTGGCAGAGGAGCAGAAAATAGCCATAACCCAGATGTGAACCATCATCAACAAACCACTGATTCTGAGACTGAAGGTAGTGgagctgaagaggatgatgtgaatctagacaCCGAGCTGTTAGGTCCTGGGCCTGAAACTGGAGATGAAAACAATGACgggaatgagagcaggtcttctgcaTCAGATGTTAAGGCTGTCAACAAATTctttagctgccctgagtgtggtaaaAAATTTCTCCACGagtggtctctccagaaacatACGAGAGTGACAGGTCATTCAGCCGAATGGTCTTCAGAGTATTTGGTTTATGAGAAGTGTGTTGGCGTTGAGCAGCATGTAGACTCATGCAAGAAAGTTCAGACAcaactaaaatcatttagttgtgacgaGTGTGGAAAAGTATTTAATCACAAGACAAATTTAAAGAGTCACATGagggtccacacaggacagaagcctttttctTGTGAGTTCTGCGAACTAAGATTTAGTCATAACACAAATTTAAAGAGTCATTTGagggtccacacaggacagaagccctttgcttgtgagttctgtggacTAACATTTAGTCATAAAACAAGTGTAAACAGACACATTAGAGTTCACaccggacagaagccttttgagtGTGAgttttgtggacaaagatttagccaaaaaacTAGTTTAAACCGTCATATcacagtccacacaggagagaaaccttttgaATGCGATATCTGTGGACAAAAACTTAGTAATAAGActtatttaaacagtcacatgagtgtccacacaggacagaagccttttcccTGTGAgatttgtggacaaagatttagtcagaagacatatttaaacagtcacatgagtgtccacacaggacagaagccttttaccTGTAACATTTGTGAACAGAAATTTAGTCATAAAACAAGTTTAAGCAGACACATgataatccacacaggacagaagccttttgcttgtgagctctgtggacaaaattttagccaaaagacaagtttaaatcgTCACATGGgtgttcacacaggacagaagcctttttcctgtgagctatgtgaacaaagatttagtcatagaccaagtttaaacagacacatgagagtccacacaggacaaaagGAACTTCTTGAACTTGAAGAGTACCCAAAGGTGGCTATGTAG